TAGCCATGGGAGCCTTCACTCCACGGGCCAGGAGGATGGGTTTCAGAATGTTGTTCATCAGTCCAACAGCGATGTTCCAGATCAGGAAGAGGACAGCGGCGCCGGTTCCTGCACTGCTGAAGGCATAGATGGACAGTGGGATGAGTATGATAAGAATATCGATCTGTACCACGGCCAGCACCAGGCAGATCAGAGCCAGGATGCCTGCGCCGGGAATGCCCATGGCCAAAAAGCCCAGGCCTGCAAGCAGGGTCTGGATGATGGCGATACCCAGAATCCCGTTGACCACGCTGCGTACTGTGGAGCGGGACAGATTGGTGAGTTCTTCACCACGATTTCCGGTGAGACGGTCGAATATAGCCACGGAAGCCGCCCTGCCTTTGCTGGCGGTGGCAAGAAAAATACCGGCGATGATGATGGAAAAGATGAACATCAGTATCCCCAACCCTGTTCCGGCAGCGGCCCCGATGAGCCATTTTCCCAGCATTTTCAGTTGAGGTTCGATGTTGCCCAGAGCTTCCCTGGGATTTTCAGCCGCATGGGTCCAGAAACTGTGCAGCTTGCGGCCCACTACCGGCCAGTTGGCAACATTGTCGGGTGGGGGAGGAATGCTGAGTTCGTGTCCATCCTGCATATAGCCCGAGATATCACTGGCTTCTTCAATCAGGGCTCCGCTGAGCATGACCGATGGCACGACAAGTATCGTCAGCATCACCAGGGTGAGCACGGTGGCAGCCATGTTTTTGCCCAGGCCGGTCTTTTTCTGCAACCATTGGTAGAGTGGATAACTGCCAATGGCAATGATGCCACCCCAGACCACGGCACCGATAAAAGGCGAGGCGATATAAATCGACCAGCCCGCGAGCAGGGCGATGAGTCCAATCCGAATGGCAGCATCGATGGGGTCGCATTGTTGATGATTGTCGCTCATGGAGAAATTTGCTCTGGTATGAATGATGGGGAATGTTGACGTGATGCCATGCGTGGAACACAAGTCAAGCCGATTCAAGTTGCAGCCGGGAATCTCTGAGTTCAGGTCACGAAGGTATTTCCGGAGAAGAATATAGGCTGGACAGGCAAAAGTCTATCCTTCCGGCGCGTGCTCAACCATGAACCGGCTTCAAAAGGAATGAGTGCTGCCGGAGGGTTTTCCGGGTATTGGATACGCAGGAACCATCCCGCAGCTCAGTCATCCAGATGATCCTGTTCGGTGGTCCCTCCCGTAAAGTGCAGCCTGATATTGCGTTTGCGCCGCCGGTGGGTCGCCCAGGCGCTGGGCAGATTCTTGAGGAAGGTGATGTAATAGATGATCTTGAACAAATTCAATCCTTTCTGCACGGGGGTATCTCGATACAGATCACCAGCCAGTAAAGAGATCAGTGATTCCTGAATGCGCCATTGGTTGGATGGCGCCATGAAGAGTTTCCGGATGGCCGGGGAATTGAATCTGTGGATCAGCCAGGAGAATGTTTTGAGGGCAGAATCGACGTGTTGTTGATACTGTTGCAGGGCCTGGCGGCAGTCCTCAGGTTTTTGCAGGCATTGATCAATAGATTCTGCAGCTTTCACCGCGCCGCTCATGGCGATGTGGATACCGCTGGAGAAAACCGGATCGATGAAGGCATAAGCATCTCCCACCAGAAGCCAGTTCTCGCCTGGTGGGCCATACATGCGTGAGGAGGTGTACGAGAAATTGCCCGTGGCCCTGACTTC
This sequence is a window from Thiolapillus brandeum. Protein-coding genes within it:
- a CDS encoding AI-2E family transporter, with the translated sequence MSDNHQQCDPIDAAIRIGLIALLAGWSIYIASPFIGAVVWGGIIAIGSYPLYQWLQKKTGLGKNMAATVLTLVMLTILVVPSVMLSGALIEEASDISGYMQDGHELSIPPPPDNVANWPVVGRKLHSFWTHAAENPREALGNIEPQLKMLGKWLIGAAAGTGLGILMFIFSIIIAGIFLATASKGRAASVAIFDRLTGNRGEELTNLSRSTVRSVVNGILGIAIIQTLLAGLGFLAMGIPGAGILALICLVLAVVQIDILIILIPLSIYAFSSAGTGAAVLFLIWNIAVGLMNNILKPILLARGVKAPMAIIFIGAIGGLIAHGLVGLFVGAVVLVLAYTLFTLWLDDKPTSQDA